In Apium graveolens cultivar Ventura chromosome 10, ASM990537v1, whole genome shotgun sequence, the following are encoded in one genomic region:
- the LOC141693279 gene encoding protein ABIL2-like isoform X2, producing MGTMTSSTTLPHFQELDNYDEFSMHQDLLFSDSLKDLKNLRKQLYSAAEYFELSYTKDDSKQMVVSTLKDYAIKALVNTVDHLGSATYKVNDLLDEKVDEVSETETCVSSIEQRIRTCQTHLDREGISEQSLMINTPKYHKHYILSAGETTNGPNQTKAKYKECIPENQDHWHEIKNAVRTTIVENQLSSIRKGRSQSPSPRPQQPGKVLSTGNMARTDLEKQTVSPHRFPLLRAGSLSSRPTTPNSRATTPTSRSTTPNLSRTATLNSIKGYPSDPRKSTSMRHHADRGSPIESYQIPTKGRRLLKALLSRRKSKKDDTLYTYLDEY from the exons ATGGGAACAATGACTTCATCTACTACGCTCCCCCACTTCCAGGAACTGGATAATTACGATGAGTTTTCCATGCACCAGGACTTGCTTTTTTCAGATAGTCTCAAG gatttgaaaaatctgaGAAAACAGTTGTACTCAGCTGCTGAATATTTTGAATTATCTTACACCAAAGATGACTCAAAACAGAT GGTGGTTAGTACATTAAAAGATTATGCTATTAAGGCCCTTGTCAATACTGTGGACCACCTTGGATCGGCGACGTACAAAGTTAATGATCTTTTGGATGAGAAAGTTGACGAAGTTTCTGAAACAGAGACATGTGTATCTTCCATTGAACAG AGAATAAGGACATGCCAGACACATCTTGATCGCGAGGGGATCTCCGAGCAGTCATTGATGATAAATACCCCGAAATACCACAAGCACTATATTTTATCAG CTGGAGAGACCACAAATGGTCCGAACCAAACAAAAGCCAAGTATAAAGAGTGTATTCCGGAAAATCAAGATCACTGGCATGAAATTAAGAATG CTGTTCGAACAACAATAGTCGAAAATCAATTATCTTCAATCAG AAAAGGGCGATCTCAGTCGCCTTCTCCAAGACCTCAGCAACCTGGGAAGGTTTTATCCACTGGAAACATGGCCAGAACGGATTTAG AGAAGCAAACAGTTTCACCCCATCGATTTCCACTTTTACGTGCTGGATCTCTCTCTAGCAGGCCAACTACTCCGAATTCAAGAGCCACTACTCCAACTTCAAGATCAACCACACCAAATCTGAGTAGAACTGCCACGCTAAACTCTATAAAAGGG TATCCTTCTGATCCTAGGAAATCAACCTCAATGCGCCACCATGCTGATAGGGGAAGCCCAATAGAGAGTTATCAAATCCCCACCAAAGGTAGACGTCTTCTCAAGGCATTGCTTAGTAGACGCAAGTCGAAGAAAGATGACACATTATACACTTACTTAGATGAATACTAG
- the LOC141693279 gene encoding protein ABIL2-like isoform X1, with the protein MVASGQGISKSSVSIMGTMTSSTTLPHFQELDNYDEFSMHQDLLFSDSLKDLKNLRKQLYSAAEYFELSYTKDDSKQMVVSTLKDYAIKALVNTVDHLGSATYKVNDLLDEKVDEVSETETCVSSIEQRIRTCQTHLDREGISEQSLMINTPKYHKHYILSAGETTNGPNQTKAKYKECIPENQDHWHEIKNAVRTTIVENQLSSIRKGRSQSPSPRPQQPGKVLSTGNMARTDLEKQTVSPHRFPLLRAGSLSSRPTTPNSRATTPTSRSTTPNLSRTATLNSIKGYPSDPRKSTSMRHHADRGSPIESYQIPTKGRRLLKALLSRRKSKKDDTLYTYLDEY; encoded by the exons ATGGTGGCTTCAGGACAAGGGATATCGAAGTCAAGTGTATCGATAATGGGAACAATGACTTCATCTACTACGCTCCCCCACTTCCAGGAACTGGATAATTACGATGAGTTTTCCATGCACCAGGACTTGCTTTTTTCAGATAGTCTCAAG gatttgaaaaatctgaGAAAACAGTTGTACTCAGCTGCTGAATATTTTGAATTATCTTACACCAAAGATGACTCAAAACAGAT GGTGGTTAGTACATTAAAAGATTATGCTATTAAGGCCCTTGTCAATACTGTGGACCACCTTGGATCGGCGACGTACAAAGTTAATGATCTTTTGGATGAGAAAGTTGACGAAGTTTCTGAAACAGAGACATGTGTATCTTCCATTGAACAG AGAATAAGGACATGCCAGACACATCTTGATCGCGAGGGGATCTCCGAGCAGTCATTGATGATAAATACCCCGAAATACCACAAGCACTATATTTTATCAG CTGGAGAGACCACAAATGGTCCGAACCAAACAAAAGCCAAGTATAAAGAGTGTATTCCGGAAAATCAAGATCACTGGCATGAAATTAAGAATG CTGTTCGAACAACAATAGTCGAAAATCAATTATCTTCAATCAG AAAAGGGCGATCTCAGTCGCCTTCTCCAAGACCTCAGCAACCTGGGAAGGTTTTATCCACTGGAAACATGGCCAGAACGGATTTAG AGAAGCAAACAGTTTCACCCCATCGATTTCCACTTTTACGTGCTGGATCTCTCTCTAGCAGGCCAACTACTCCGAATTCAAGAGCCACTACTCCAACTTCAAGATCAACCACACCAAATCTGAGTAGAACTGCCACGCTAAACTCTATAAAAGGG TATCCTTCTGATCCTAGGAAATCAACCTCAATGCGCCACCATGCTGATAGGGGAAGCCCAATAGAGAGTTATCAAATCCCCACCAAAGGTAGACGTCTTCTCAAGGCATTGCTTAGTAGACGCAAGTCGAAGAAAGATGACACATTATACACTTACTTAGATGAATACTAG